CTCGCCGCGCGGCGTGCCAATCCCGCACAGATTGTCCAGCGTCCAGAGCAGGTGCGGCTCGTCGATGCGGTACATCGTGGTGCACAGGCACTGGCAGTCGGAGAGGATGCGCACCTCGACCCCGCGCGCCGCGGCCTCACGCGAGAGGCGCCCGACCAGGTGCACCTCCGTGCCCACGGCCCAACGGCTGCCGCGCGGGGCACGACGGATCGTCTCAATGATGAACTCCGTCGAGCCGGCAAGGTCCGCCCGGTCCACGACCTCCTTGCAGCACTCAGGATGCACCAGGATGCGCACCGGCTCCTCGCCGCGCTCCCGGCGGCGTTCGTTCTCGGCCCGGATTTCGTCGCAGTGCTCGGGGCGGAACAGCTTGTGGACCGAGCAGTGCCCCGCCCAGAGGATCACGCGAGCATCCAGCAGGGCGCCGGGCGAAGCCCCGCCGAGCGGGTGCCCCTGCCGGGTCTGCCGCGGGTCGTAGAGGCACGACTCGGTCGCCACGTCCACGCCGAACTTGGCGGCCGTGTTGCGCCCCAAGTGCTGGTCGGGCAGGAACAGCACCTTCACCTCGTCCCCCGCGCCCGGCTCGTCGCCACCCGCCAGCGCCCACTCGAAGACGCGGTCTGCGTTGGAACTGGTGCAGCACGCCCCGCCGCGCTCCCCGACGAACGCCTTGATCGCTGCCGATGAGTTCACGTAGGTTACGGGGATGATCCGACCGCGCCAGCCCTGATCGCCCAGCGCGGCGTGGATCATGTCCCACGCCTCGCAGACGTCGTCGTAGTCCGCCATGTCCGCCATCGAACAGCCGGCAGACAGGTCGGGCAGGATCACCTCGACGTGCTCGGGCGTGAGCATGTCGGCGGTCTCGGCCATGAAGTGAACGCCGCAGAACACAACGTGGCGCACCGGTCGCTCGCCCGCGACGCGGGCCGCGATCTGGCTGAGTTTGAGCGAATCGCCCGTGAAATCCGCGTGGCGGATCACGTCGTCCGTCTGGTAGTGGTGCCCGAGGATGACCAGCGAATCCCCGAGGTGCGCACGGCGATCGTCGATCTGCCGGGCCAACTCGTCCGGCGCCATTCGAAGATAGTGGTCGCTGAGCGACGGCTGCCAGAGCATCGCGGCCTCCCACTACAACTATAGGAGGCCGAGGGCCGATT
This genomic stretch from Synechococcales cyanobacterium CNB harbors:
- the nadA gene encoding quinolinate synthase NadA; amino-acid sequence: MLWQPSLSDHYLRMAPDELARQIDDRRAHLGDSLVILGHHYQTDDVIRHADFTGDSLKLSQIAARVAGERPVRHVVFCGVHFMAETADMLTPEHVEVILPDLSAGCSMADMADYDDVCEAWDMIHAALGDQGWRGRIIPVTYVNSSAAIKAFVGERGGACCTSSNADRVFEWALAGGDEPGAGDEVKVLFLPDQHLGRNTAAKFGVDVATESCLYDPRQTRQGHPLGGASPGALLDARVILWAGHCSVHKLFRPEHCDEIRAENERRRERGEEPVRILVHPECCKEVVDRADLAGSTEFIIETIRRAPRGSRWAVGTEVHLVGRLSREAAARGVEVRILSDCQCLCTTMYRIDEPHLLWTLDNLCGIGTPRGEPRSMNVIRVHPEVRAHALTALERMLRLAGVKPVASCVD